A genomic region of Phragmites australis chromosome 2, lpPhrAust1.1, whole genome shotgun sequence contains the following coding sequences:
- the LOC133909892 gene encoding uncharacterized protein LOC133909892, whose amino-acid sequence MRPLKRKRVEAPRVPTLEDVHPYTTWSMCVRVYHKFHAERFAVGRKRLSMVLLDEKGKKMAAVIYDDEVDRFEPLLVEGRVYYVWRMSAEPVMRNQDYMFADSHFVCRFTSVTALNEIRNVNEQFIPLFPPFMPFDKVWQFTLDNDMYVDVIGMVMYVSSMGHKYSFYNRKVPLRNIVLMHSSYNIVKLVVWDKLVTGNLSTWEKIVEDRAIVVATMLNAKRDGKSISACIILFRFCDNKFT is encoded by the exons ATGAGGCCATTGAAGCGTAAGAGAGTTGAAGCGCCACGGGTCCCAACGCTCGAGGACGTGCATCCTTACACCACGTGGAGTATGTGTGTCCGGGTGTACCACAAATTCCATGCGGAGAGGTTCGCTGTTGGCAGGAAGAGGCTCAGCATGGTGTTACTGGATGAGAAG GGTAAGAAAATGGCAGCTGTCATATATGATGACGAGGTGGATCGTTTTGAGCCATTACTTGTAGAGGGACGGGTATATTATGTGTGGCGGATGTCCGCAGAACCTGTTATGAGAAATCAAGACTACATGTTTGCAGATAGTCACTTTGTGTGTCGTTTCACATCAGTGACAGCACTTAATGAGATAAGAAATGTGAACGAGCAATTTATCCCATTATTTCCACCGTTTATGCCTTTTGACAAAGTTTGGCAGTTCACTCTGGATAATGATATGTATGTTG ATGTCATTGGCATGGTTATGTATGTGAGTTCTATGGGGCACAAGTACAGTTTCTACAATCGAAAGGTCCCACTGAGAAATATTGTTCTAATGCACAGCAG CTATAATATTGTGAAGTTAGTTGTATGGGACAAGTTAGTGACCGGTAATCTAAGTACCTGGGAGAAAATCGTAGAGGATCGTGCTATAGTTGTGGCCACGATGTTAAATGCAAAGCGCGATGGTAAGTCCATAAGTGCATGCATTATTCTATTCCGTTTTTGCGATAATAAATTTACCTAA
- the LOC133903167 gene encoding uncharacterized protein LOC133903167: MGKDIRSFPLPEIDEAHDTANGVPREIFEESMIEIDHEHATLSNSLNAEQRAAYDEILFAIDSDEGGVFFVDGPGGTGKTFLYKALLATIRGQEKIVVATATSGVAASIMHGGRTAHSRFKIPLNVDDGAFCSFTKQSGIAKLLRATSLIIWDEASMTKRQAVEALDNSMRDIMSRPEVPFGGKTVVFGGDFRQVLPVVRKGSRAQIIDASLRRSYLWNCMRHLKLVRNMRAHSDPWFAEYLLRIGGGTEEANGDGEVRLPSDICVSYTGEDTNLDKLIDNIFPMLDDNMSDPNYITSRAILSTRNDCVDQINMKMIGRFRGEEVVYHSFDRAEDDPHNYYPPEFLNSLTPNGLPPHVLKLKMNCPIILLRNIDPANGLCNGTRLVVRGFQRNAIDAEIVLGQHAGKRVFLPRIPLCPSDDEMFPFQFKRKQFPIRLSFAMTVNKAQGQTIPNVGIYLPEPVFSHGQLYVALSRATARANIRILVVPADDKKKKCSKQSGTYTKNIVYREVLTA; this comes from the coding sequence ATGGGTAAAGATATACGGTCGTTCCCTCTCCCTGAGATTGACGAGGCACATGACACGGCAAATGGTGTGCccagggagatctttgaggagTCCATGATCGAGATTGACCATGAGCACGCAACTTTGTCGAATTCCCTCAACGCCGAGCAGAGGGCCGCCTACGATGAGATTCTATTTGCTATTGACAGTGACGAGGGCGGCGTGTTTTTCGTGGATGGACCAGGAGGGACAGGGAAGACTTTTTTGTACAAGGCATTGCTTGCAACGATACGCGGGCAGGAGAAGATTGTCGTGGCAACAGCTACGTCCGGTGTTGCAGCTTCCATAATGCATGGAGGAAGAACCGCGCACTCACGCTTCAAGATACCACTTAATGTTGACGATGGTGCGTTCTGTAGCTTCACAAAACAGAGTGGGATTGCCAAGCTTCTGCGGGCGACTTCACTCATTATTTGGGACGAAGCCTCCATGACTAAGAGACAGGCGGTGGAGGCGCTGGACAACAGCATGCGTGACATAATGAGCCGACCAGAAGTGCCGTTCGGTGGGAAGACGGTTGTGTTTGGTGGAGATTTCAGGCAGGTCCTCCCTGTTGTCCGAAAGGGATCAAGGGCTCAGATAATTGATGCGTCGCTGCGTAGGTCGTACCTATGGAATTGCATGCGTCACCTAAAACTTGTACGCAACATGAGGGCACATAGCGACCCGTGGTTTGCGGAGTACCTACTGCGCATCGGTGGTGGCACTGAGGAGGCCAATGGTGATGGCGAAGTACGTCTTCCTAGCGACATATGCGTGTCGTATACAGGGGAGGACACGAACCTCGATAAACTGATAGATAACATTTTTCCAATGCTTGATGATAATATGTCGGATCCAAACTACATCACCTCGAGAGCCATCTTGTCCACACGGAATGATTGTGTGGACCAAATTAATATGAAGATGATCGGTCGCTTCCGAGGGGAGGAGGTGGTATATCATAGCTTTGATCGTGCAGAAGACGATCCCCATAACTACTACCCCCCTGAGTTTCTTAACTCGCTGACACCGAACGGGCTACCTCCACACGTTCTAAAGCTCAAGATGAACTGTCCTATcatattacttaggaacattgACCCCGCGAACGGACTTTGCAATGGGACGAGGCTGGTGGTCCGGGGGTTCCAGAGAAATGCAATAGATGCAGAGATTGTGCTGGGGCAGCATGCTGGAAAGAGGGTTTTTCTGCCTCGGATCCCCCTGTGCCCCTCTGATGATGAGATGTTCCCTTTCCAGTTTAAGAGGAAGCAGTTTCCTATCAGGCTCAGCTTCGCCATGACAGTCAACAAGGCACAAGGGCAAACCATCCCCAATGTCGGCATTTACCTGCCTGAGCCGGTGTTCTCTCACGGTCAATTATATGTCGCGCTATCTAGAGCCACCGCCAGAGCGAACATCAGGATCCTCGTCGTCCCAGCTgatgacaaaaaaaagaagtgctcaaagcaaagtgGGACATACACGAAGAACATCGTCTATAGAGAGGTCCTTACGGCATAG
- the LOC133900579 gene encoding uncharacterized protein LOC133900579 isoform X4 — protein sequence MSTSSKSGGRTPLGNITNTTGTNKVGNSNVDPPKTFSSLTPLADPKERKRQRDRERYALKRDEILKKQREAYHHKKAQAHLKDAEQHQTQTAKNSIQFPENTSLTPQTTNVKAPTTRPPISDDGDDDGVVFDEDFEEEEGYMFAGQDRDTDDEDIEFDEAKDASATTSSITDPYDHVYDNIPQATHMLKPVENCKHCNAKKFEHETNGFCCRNGKIKLCTPETPPELMRLWSSSDADARHFRESIRFFNGHFSFTSLYCNLDGETTDMRKSGIYTFRAHGQMYHNIRSFGIDETEPKHLELYFYDDDPSLEHRYRRCREEQYQQDKELIRKLVDILRDNPYSEQLRSMGQVEDLDDYRVTLNLDHRLDQRTYNIPATSEVAAVWVEGSERRRHFENSVILQGKNKQIYGIRSYHGCYDALSYPLFFPRGELGWHPDIPKVGVSINAVTAARAARMARGNNHEDPDSNGRLCVSVRDYYCYKFQIRPGIFNPILFGKRLFQQFAVDTYIKIESSRLDYIWAHQKELRADLYQGLVDSVHAGEGRADAVGKRTVLATSFIGGPRDKRRRYMDAMALVRKYGKPDVFLTMTCNPNWDEITRELYPSQIPQDRPDLVVRVFRAKLEELKKQLLDKHMLGKVKAYVYVVEFQKRGLPHAHFLLIMKGRYKLTCPEQYDCIISAELPDKRNYPELYKMVVKHMMHGPCGVLNRDCPCTKDRPSCKNHYPRSFNATTLQGKDSYPVYRRRDDGRHAMVRKHELDNRWVVPYNPYLLRLFNCHINVEVCSSIKAVKYLFKYIYKGHDRASVSVNEADRNGNIDEIRQYRDARWVTPPEALWRIYGFDLSKNSPPVMQLQLHLPNMHMVSFQEGQDIQEVLNREDAEKSMLTEYFEANRVHDHARGILYRDFPEWYTWQKGKNKNFWQRRRREGGQVGRIVSAHPAEGERYYLRVLLNHVTGATSFANLRMVDGEILPTFREAAERRGLIEADNTLDECLTEAELFHMPPSLRRLFATILVFCEPSDVRGL from the exons AAAATACCTCTCTAACCCCTCAAACTACCAACGTCAAGGCGCCAACAACACGTCCACCAATTAGCGACGATG gtgatgatgatggcgtCGTATTCGATGAGGACtttgaagaggaggagggctaCATGTTCGCTGGTCAAG ACAGGGATACCGATGATGAGGATATCGAATTTGATGAAGCTAAAGATGCCTCAGCTACTACCTCTAGCATAACCGATCCGTATGACCACGTGTATGACAATATACCCCAAGCCACGCACATGTTGAAGCCTGTTGAAAACTGCAAGCATTGCAACGCGAAGAAGTTCGAGCATGAGACAAATGGGTTCTGCTGCCGTAATGGAAAGATTAAACTATGTACCCCAGAAACACCACCCGAGCTCATGAGGCTCTGGTCGAGTTCAGACGCTGATGCTAGGCACTTCCGTGAAAGCATTAGGTTTTTCAATGGTCATTTCTCATTCACTTCACTATACTGTAACCTTGACGGTGAGACCACTGACATGAGAAAAAGTGGTATTTACACGTTTCGTGCCCACGGCCAAATGTACCACAACATACGGTCGTTTGGTATAGACGAGACCGAACCCAAGCACTTGGAGCTTTACTTCTACGATGATGATCCCAGTCTAGAGCACCGGTATCGCCGTTGCCGCGAAGAGCAGTACCAGCAAGACAAGGAACTTATCAGAAAGCTGGTTGACATACTTCGTGACAACCCGTACTCTGAACAACTCAGGAGTATGGGACAGGTTGAGGACCTTGATGACTACCGTGTGACACTGAACCTTGATCATAGGTTGGACCAGAGAACATATAACATTCCAGCCACTTCGGAGGTGGCCGCTGTTTGGGTTGAGGGGAGCGAACGCCGAAGGCACTTTGAGAATAGCGTTATCCTACAAGGGAAGAACAAGCAAATATATGGCATCCGATCGTATCATGGATGCTATGATGCTCTGTCATACCCTCTCTTTTTCCCTAGAGGTGAACTCGGCTGGCATCCCGATATCCCAAAGGTCGGTGTGTCCATCAATGCGGTGACCGCGGCTCGTGCGGCTCGTATGGCTCGTGGTAATAATCATGAGGACCCAG ATTCTAATGGTAGGCTATGCGTGTCCGTGCGGGATTACTACTGCTACAAATTCCAGATACGGCCAGGGATATTCAACCCAATACTGTTTGGCAAGCGACTTTTTCAGCAGTTCGCGGTCGACACATACATCAAGATCGAAAGCTCGCGGCTGGACTACATATGGGCTCATCAGAAGGAGTTAAGGGCGGACCTGTACCAAGGCTTGGTGGACAGCGTGCATGCCGGGGAGGGTAGAGCGGACGCGGTTGGAAAACGGACCGTGCTGGCTACATCATTTATCGGTGGACCTCGGGATAAGAGGCGTCGATACATGGATGCTATGGCTTTAGTGCGAAAGTATGGGAAGCCGGATGTCTTCCTCACAATGACATGCAATCCAAACTGGGATGAGATCACACGCGAGCTCTACCCTAGCCAAATACCCCAGGATCGTCCGGATCTCGTCGTGCGTGTTTTCAGGGCGAAGCTAGAGGAACTAAAAAAGCAGTTGCTTGATAAGCACATGCTTGGCAAGGTGAAGGCCTACGTCTATGTGGTTGAGTTCCAAAAGAGGGGTCTACCGCATGCCCACTTCCTGCTCATCATGAAGGGGCGGTACAAGCTCACATGTCCAGAGCAGTATGATTGTATCATCTCTGCCGAGCTCCCGGACAAGCGTAACTACCCAGAGCTATACAAGATGGTTGTcaagcatatgatgcatggcccTTGCGGTGTGCTGAACCGTGATTGCCCGTGCACGAAGGACCGTCCGTCATGCAAGAATCATTACCCGCGGTCTTTCAACGCGACTACCTTACAAGGAAAGGACTCCTACCCGGTGTATAGGAGACGTGATGATGGCCGGCATGCAATGGTTCGAAAACACGAGCTAGACAATAGGTGGGTTGTCCCATACAACCCTTACCTCCTACGGCTGTTCAACTGTCACATCAATGTTGAGGTATGCTCGAGCATAAAGGCCGTTAAATACCTATTCAAGTACATATACAAGGGCCATGACCGGGCGTCTGTGTCTGTGAACGAGGCTGACAGGAACGGCAACATCGATGAGATCAGGCAGTATAGGGACGCGAGATGGGTGACCCCCCCGGAAGCCTTGTGGAGGATATACGGCTTTGACCTGAGCAAGAACTCACCACCTGTGATGCAACTACAACTTCATCTCCCGAATATGCACATGGTTTCGTTTCAAGAGGGCCAAGATATCCAAGAAGTGCTCAATCGGGAAGATGCTGAGAAGTCAATGCTAACAGAGTATTTCGAGGCGAACAGAGTACATGACCATGCTCGGGGTATCTTGTATCGGGATTTTCCCGAGTGGTATACTTGGCAGAaaggtaaaaataaaaatttctggCAACGAAGGAGACGAGAAGGTGGACAGGTTGGTAGAATCGTGTCAGCTCATCCAGCCGAGGGGGAACGCTACTACCTACGGGTTCTCCTAAACCACGTGACTGGTGCCACCTCCTTTGCTAATCTAAGGATGGTTGACGGTGAGATCCTACCTACCTTTCGTGAAGCCGCAGAGAGAAGGGGCCTGATTGAGGCAGACAACACATTGGACGAGTGTCTTACGGAAGCCGAGTTGTTCCACATGCCACCATCTCTCCGAAGGCTCTTTGCAACAATATTGGTATTCTGTGAGCCCAGCGACGTGCGTGGACTCTAG